One window of Deltaproteobacteria bacterium genomic DNA carries:
- a CDS encoding monothiol glutaredoxin, Grx4 family — ILDSLTDAYETVNVLADPEVRAGIKSFSNWPTIPQLYIKGEFIGGCDIIKDMFASGDLHTKLGLKYEPPKAPSITVTDSAKTALEAAMADSGSAGQMLHLAITPAFQTQLQFGPDDANKLRAESNGVVILTDTDSSKRAEGLTLDFVEGPEASGFKIDNPNAPKPVEQMKVQAVKAWLDDGKEFVLIDVRGDDERQTAKIEGARMLDDALQEELGKLDRDALLVFHCHHGGRSQRAAEHFSEQGFRNVYNMAGGIDAWSQEIDESIARY; from the coding sequence AGATTCTCGACTCTTTGACCGATGCTTATGAAACAGTCAACGTCCTAGCTGATCCCGAGGTACGAGCAGGTATCAAGAGCTTTTCGAATTGGCCTACTATTCCTCAGCTCTATATCAAAGGTGAGTTTATTGGCGGCTGCGACATCATTAAGGACATGTTTGCCTCTGGAGACCTACATACGAAGCTTGGACTTAAGTACGAGCCACCTAAAGCGCCATCGATTACCGTAACCGATTCAGCAAAAACTGCGCTTGAGGCTGCGATGGCCGACAGCGGCTCGGCGGGTCAAATGCTGCACCTCGCCATCACACCTGCGTTTCAAACTCAGCTACAATTCGGCCCAGATGATGCTAACAAGCTGCGGGCGGAGTCTAATGGTGTGGTCATCCTAACGGATACAGATTCGAGCAAACGCGCTGAGGGGCTAACCCTGGACTTCGTAGAGGGGCCTGAGGCCAGTGGATTCAAGATTGATAATCCAAATGCGCCGAAACCAGTTGAGCAAATGAAGGTTCAAGCGGTTAAAGCATGGCTCGACGATGGAAAAGAGTTTGTTCTGATCGATGTGCGCGGAGATGATGAGCGGCAAACGGCTAAAATCGAGGGTGCTCGGATGCTTGATGATGCGCTTCAAGAAGAGCTCGGAAAGCTCGACCGGGATGCGCTTTTGGTATTCCATTGTCATCATGGCGGCCGTAGCCAGCGAGCAGCTGAGCATTTTTCAGAGCAAGGCTTTCGCAACGTCTACAATATGGCCGGTGGAATCGATGCTTGGTCTCAAGAAATCGACGAATCCATCGCCCGTTATTAG